AACCTTTTCAATCAGCACTTCCACAGAACTGCCAACAAATTGACTGCTAAACCTATTTTGACTGTCTCGTGCAACCTTTATGAGCTCTTTAACCCTTTGCTCCTTTAACTTCTTCAAAACTTGATCAGGATACTCGGCAGCAGGAGTTCCTTTACGCTTAGAATAAGGAAACACATGAATTCCGGCAAACTTACAGGCCTTGGCAAATTCTATTGTCGAAGCATGATCAGCCTCAGTTTCCCCAGGGAAGCCGACAATGATATCCGTCGTAACCGCAAGATTCGGGATCCTCTGACGCAGCCTTTCCAGCAAATCTCGATACTCCCTCAAATCATAGGGGCGATTCATACGTTTTAAGACTTCATCACTGCCGCTCTGTAAAGGAATATGCAAGTGAGGACAAAGTTTAGCGGAAGAAACGATACTCTCTATTAAATCATCCGTAAATTCCATAGGCTCAATGGAACTTAAACGCAGCCTCCGAAGTCCATCAATCTTATCCAGTTCTCGTACCAAACGGGCCAAATTCCACCCTTGTCCTAAGTCTTGACCGTAAAATCCCGTATGAATACCCGTCAAAACAATCTCCGGGTAACCCTCCTCAACTAACCTCTGAGCCTCAGCAAGGGCATTTTCCGGTAGCCGGCTTCGTAACGGCCCCCGAGCATAGGGAATAATACAATAGGTACAAAATTGATTGCACCCTTCCTGAATCTTTAACATTGCCCTTGTACGATGTTCTTCCCTGAGCTGAGGAAGCTCTTCAAATGTTTCAGCATCCCAGATATCCCGTACGGCATTTTGAGGAGCCTTCTCAGCCTGCACACGATCGATCCACTCAAAAACTTTCATGCGGTCCTGAGTACCAAGAACCAGATCAACCCCGTCAATCCCCAGCACTTCCCCCGGTGCAGTTTGAGCATAGCAACCCATAACAACAACGACACTCTCCGGATGAGCCTTAATCATCCGGCGAATCACCTGCCTGGATTTGCTGTCCCCCGTATTCGTCACAGTACAGGTATTCACCACAACAACATCCGCTTCTTCTGAGGCATTCACCACTTCATAATTCGCCTCACGAAAAAGTTGGGCCATTGCTTCACTTTCTGTCTGATTCACCTTACAGCCCAGGGTAACGAAACAAACGGTTTTTTGACTATCTAATGGCATTAATTATTCCACCTTTTTCCGACTTGCAAGAACCTGCATAGAAGGCGCACATGAAATCTGCGTCGTAAGACCGAGGGGCTGTACACACAAGTCCCCTAGCCCAGATCCCCAAAATGCCCCAGCACCAGCGTCAGGGCTGCCATTGCCGCCGTTTCCGTCCTAAGTATCCTAGGCCCTAATGAAACACTTTGAGCTCCGAGGTTTTCTTTCGCCCAAGCTACTTCGCTTTCCTCAAAACCGCCCTCAGGACCAATAATAATAGCAACGGGATGCTCTGCTTTCATGCCTCCAAGTACAGGGGCCATTCGCTGCGACTTCTCCTCTTCATAGGGAATAATCCATTGAGTATCCTCCGGCAAAAGTCCTTTAATATCTTTCCAATCACTGACCTCTTTAATTTCCGGTTCCAGAACCCTGTGTGACTGTTTTGCAGCTTCCGAGGCGATTTTTTGCCAGCGGGCTACCCTGTCCTGAGCTTTCTTGCCCTCAATATGTACAATAGCCCGTTTTGCCCGCAAAGGTATGAGTCCGGCCATGCCTAACTCCGTCCCTTTTTGGATTACCCAATCCATTCGTTCCCCTTTTGACAATCCTGCAACAATATAGACAGAAGTATGTGCTTCAACATCAGGTTCATCCGTACTTAGAATACGGCAAGTAACACTCTTGTCTTCAATATTGACAACAACTGCGGTATACTCTCTCCCCGTATTATCATAGCCTACGACCAAATCCCCTGGAGAAAGCCTTAAAACTCTTACTAGATGTTCTCGTTCTGCATCTCGCAGCCAAAAAAAATCCCGACCAAGTTCTGTGATTTTAAAACGATTCATTTAAGCCCACCTCGCTCGAAGTAAAATCCAGCCAGAATCCTCCACTCGTTCAATAATTTCGAATCCAAACTCCTTTAGTGCTGTTTCCACTTCATCAGCACGTTTTTCAATAATTCCCGAGGCCAGAAATTCGCCGTTTTGACGCAGTAACCGCTTTAAATCCGGGAGCAATGCCAAAATCACATCCGCAATAATATTGGCAATGACCACATCAGCCTGTCCCTCCAGGACGGTGCCTAAGTCTCCTCTTAACACTCGTACCCGGTCATTCACCTTGTTTAAGGTGACATTTTCTTGGGCAACCTTTACAGCTACTGCATCAAGATCCACTGCGTCCACCGTTGCACCAAGTTTAGCTGCAGCAATTGCCAATATGCCGGAACCTGTCCCCAAGTCGAAAACCTTTTGCTCCGGTTTTATCATGCCCTCTAAGGTCTTTAAACATAACGTTGTCGTTGGATGAGTTCCTGTACCAAAAGCCATACCCGGATCAAGCTCCAAAACAACGTCTCCGGACTCGAGATTTGCCTT
This Desulfosporosinus orientis DSM 765 DNA region includes the following protein-coding sequences:
- a CDS encoding 16S rRNA (uracil(1498)-N(3))-methyltransferase — its product is MNRFKITELGRDFFWLRDAEREHLVRVLRLSPGDLVVGYDNTGREYTAVVVNIEDKSVTCRILSTDEPDVEAHTSVYIVAGLSKGERMDWVIQKGTELGMAGLIPLRAKRAIVHIEGKKAQDRVARWQKIASEAAKQSHRVLEPEIKEVSDWKDIKGLLPEDTQWIIPYEEEKSQRMAPVLGGMKAEHPVAIIIGPEGGFEESEVAWAKENLGAQSVSLGPRILRTETAAMAALTLVLGHFGDLG
- the mtaB gene encoding tRNA (N(6)-L-threonylcarbamoyladenosine(37)-C(2))-methylthiotransferase MtaB, yielding MPLDSQKTVCFVTLGCKVNQTESEAMAQLFREANYEVVNASEEADVVVVNTCTVTNTGDSKSRQVIRRMIKAHPESVVVVMGCYAQTAPGEVLGIDGVDLVLGTQDRMKVFEWIDRVQAEKAPQNAVRDIWDAETFEELPQLREEHRTRAMLKIQEGCNQFCTYCIIPYARGPLRSRLPENALAEAQRLVEEGYPEIVLTGIHTGFYGQDLGQGWNLARLVRELDKIDGLRRLRLSSIEPMEFTDDLIESIVSSAKLCPHLHIPLQSGSDEVLKRMNRPYDLREYRDLLERLRQRIPNLAVTTDIIVGFPGETEADHASTIEFAKACKFAGIHVFPYSKRKGTPAAEYPDQVLKKLKEQRVKELIKVARDSQNRFSSQFVGSSVEVLIEKVDAKGWALGHTPHYIQVQIPCREDGRQWSAGEFITIILSEHNLRLS
- the prmA gene encoding 50S ribosomal protein L11 methyltransferase, whose protein sequence is MDWREVAVTVSSEGEETVADLFYELGCPGVSVEDPELLLSYVKSGNWDYHDFGEVGLTGTSVVKGYFPENDELSDKLKKLDEGLCHLLERYPHWIVQSRGLTLKEEDWANAWKAYFKPLKIGEHFLIKPTWEKANLESGDVVLELDPGMAFGTGTHPTTTLCLKTLEGMIKPEQKVFDLGTGSGILAIAAAKLGATVDAVDLDAVAVKVAQENVTLNKVNDRVRVLRGDLGTVLEGQADVVIANIIADVILALLPDLKRLLRQNGEFLASGIIEKRADEVETALKEFGFEIIERVEDSGWILLRARWA